The stretch of DNA CCGCGGATCGCGGTCGCCGACCAGCGCCAGCACCTCGCCAGTGGCGATGTCCGCCGCCACGGCGGCCATCTGCAGATCGGGCAGCTTGCGCTGCTTGGCGAGTGCACCACCCTGTTCGGTGACTGCCGCCTCGGCCGCCACCTGCACCGCCGGGTCCATGGTGGCGAAGATGCGCAGGCCCTCGTTGCGCAGCACCTGTTCCGGGTAGTCGCGTTGCAACTGGCGCCGCACCAGGTCCAGGAAGGCCGGATAGCGGGCCATCGTCAGCGAGCTGCGCTTGACCACCCGCAGCGGCTTGGCCTGCTCGGCGGCAACCTGCTCGGGCGTCAGCTGGCCCTGCTCGCCCAGCAGGCGCAGGGCAAGGTTGCGCCGCGCCGTGGCGCGCTCGGGATGGCGCCGCGGGTCGTAGTAGGACGGCGCCTGCACCATGCCGGCCAGCAGCGCCAGCTGGCCGGTATCCAGTTCGCCCAGCGGGCGGCCGAAGTACAGCATCGCGCCCTGCGCCACGCCGTGCACGCCGCGCCCGCCGACCTGGCCCAGGAACACCTCGTTCAGGTACGACTCGAGGATGTCGTCCTTGCTGTAATGGGTTTCCAGCAGCACCGCCATGATGGCCTCGGTGAGCTTGCGCCACACCGTGCGGTCGGCGGTCAGGAAGTAGTTCTTGACCAGTTGCTGGGTCAGCGTGCTGCCGCCCTGCACCACCGCGCCAGCCCGCACGTCCGCCCACAGGGCGCGCCCGATGGCACGCGCCGACACGCCGCGGTGGCGGTAGAAGTCCCGATCCTCCAGCGTCAGCAGGGCCTGCACCAGCACCGGCGGCACCTCCGGCAGGCGCACCAGCAACCGGTCCTCGTTGCTGGCCGGATAGAAACCGCCGATGAATTCCGGCTCCAGGCGCAGCAGCGGCAGCTCACCCTCATCGCCATACAGGCCGGCGATCTGCCGGCCATCGAAGCGGATTTCCACCTTGCGCGGCGGCTCCGGGCCGTCCCAGAACTGAAAGCCGCGCGTGTAGACGAGCAGTCGATTGCCGCGCACGGCATAGCTGCCGACACCGGTCGGTTCACCGCGCTGATAGCCCAGGCGATCGAGCGCCTCGACCACCCGCGGCGGGTCGAGCGGCACGCCGGCGTAAAGCTCCAGCGGCCGGGCGAACACGCGCGCCGGCAGTGCCCAGCGCTGGCCCTCGAATTTCTCGCGAATGACCCGGTCCAGGTGCACCGCGTACAGGGCGAGTCCGGCAAGACCCGCCAGCGCGAGCGGCAGCAGCCATCCCAGCCAGCGGCGGCGGATGGCAGGACGTGGGCG from Immundisolibacter sp. encodes:
- the mrcB gene encoding penicillin-binding protein 1B — protein: MPKPRPRPAIRRRWLGWLLPLALAGLAGLALYAVHLDRVIREKFEGQRWALPARVFARPLELYAGVPLDPPRVVEALDRLGYQRGEPTGVGSYAVRGNRLLVYTRGFQFWDGPEPPRKVEIRFDGRQIAGLYGDEGELPLLRLEPEFIGGFYPASNEDRLLVRLPEVPPVLVQALLTLEDRDFYRHRGVSARAIGRALWADVRAGAVVQGGSTLTQQLVKNYFLTADRTVWRKLTEAIMAVLLETHYSKDDILESYLNEVFLGQVGGRGVHGVAQGAMLYFGRPLGELDTGQLALLAGMVQAPSYYDPRRHPERATARRNLALRLLGEQGQLTPEQVAAEQAKPLRVVKRSSLTMARYPAFLDLVRRQLQRDYPEQVLRNEGLRIFATMDPAVQVAAEAAVTEQGGALAKQRKLPDLQMAAVAADIATGEVLALVGDRDPRFDGYNRALDAQRQIGSLAKPAVYLTALAQPERFNLATRLDDRRMSVRLPSGQSWQPRNSGDDYAGDVSLLRGLAESRNSATVALGLQVGVPSVLKTLRALGVTRDLPEVPSVLLGAVELTPFEVTRIYLTLAAGGFRLHLRGIHAVTDKDGKPLASYPMSVEQKLDPAAVFLVNTALQEVARNGTARALGRVLPGLNVAGKTGTTNDSRDSWFAGFTGNTVAAVWVGLDDNGETGLYGASGAMRIWTDLIGRLPAVPLTLAEPPGIRWVQAPDGPWLPAAQCPGGFGMPVLDGGAPPGAAPCDGAAISPPQHKDDDSWRWLRKLF